The Erythrolamprus reginae isolate rEryReg1 chromosome 5, rEryReg1.hap1, whole genome shotgun sequence genome window below encodes:
- the SFT2D3 gene encoding vesicle transport protein SFT2C produces the protein MADLNRQLQEYLAQSKGGGSTVLSVPPAPPQDEAEETGSGLGAWLRHMNPFPATGTRSGAAEPDPEPWLPTGVSRWQRLVGSALCLLLAALCFGLAALYGSLLLLRKFALLWSLGSTFALGAAAFLRGPSRLLGEPDRRGLALLYLGSVGGTLYAALGLRSTPLTVLCAMVQLGAGGAYLFSSLPGGAAGLRYVGGFLGGFVRRSVSKALPV, from the coding sequence ATGGCAGATCTGAACCGGCAACTGCAAGAATATTTAGCTCAGTCCAAAGGCGGCGGCTCGACGGTTCTGtcagttcctccggcccctcctcaAGACGAGGCGGAAGAAACCGGCTCGGGATTGGGCGCCTGGCTGCGGCACATGAACCCTTTCCCCGCGACAGGAACGCGGTCGGGGGCGGCCGAGCCGGATCCGGAGCCGTGGCTGCCGACAGGGGTGTCCCGTTGGCAGAGACTGGTGGGGAGCGCTCTGTGCCTGCTGCTGGCTGCTCTCTGTTTCGGCCTGGCCGCGCTTTATGGCTCGCTCCTGCTGCTTCGGAAGTTCGCGCTGCTGTGGTCCTTGGGCTCGACCTTCGCCTTGGGAGCCGCTGCTTTCTTGCGGGGCCCAAGCCGCCTCCTGGGCGAGCCTGACCGCCGCGGCCTGGCCCTCCTGTATTTGGGCTCCGTGGGCGGGACTCTGTACGCCGCCCTCGGGCTCCGAAGTACGCCCCTCACGGTGCTGTGCGCCATGGTCCAACTGGGAGCCGGAGGCGCCTACTTGTTTTCCTCGTTGCCTGGCGGGGCGGCGGGGTTGCGCTACGTCGGCGGCTTCCTGGGGGGCTTCGTGCGACGAAGTGTTTCTAAAGCGCTCCCGGTGTGA